The proteins below are encoded in one region of Haloterrigena turkmenica DSM 5511:
- a CDS encoding DsbA family protein yields the protein MGLDQPSRRAFLAGSVVTVGAGGAYYLSRSDDAAHDLSPSFHSSDETSAFGVDLAGKPIMGSPEAPIEIYYWTDFQCPFCERFERETLPELVRNYVGPGDVRIVLIALPYFGADSMTAAVASKCVWEQVRNDDSSAYWDWHAAVFDQQGEKNSGWASTENLLEYTRSVDAVDADALESCLEDRRSELEDAVESDADRATELGVSGTPTFVVFDPESEAAGSLVGAQPLERFEEAIERIEDA from the coding sequence ATGGGACTCGATCAGCCATCCCGTCGCGCCTTCCTCGCCGGCTCGGTCGTGACAGTCGGTGCCGGCGGCGCCTACTATCTCTCGCGATCCGACGACGCGGCTCACGACCTCTCCCCGTCGTTTCACTCGAGCGATGAGACGTCCGCGTTCGGCGTCGACCTCGCCGGAAAGCCGATCATGGGATCGCCCGAGGCGCCGATCGAGATCTACTACTGGACGGACTTCCAGTGCCCGTTCTGCGAGCGGTTCGAACGCGAAACGCTCCCCGAGCTGGTCCGGAACTACGTCGGCCCCGGCGACGTTCGCATCGTATTGATCGCGTTGCCGTATTTCGGCGCGGACTCGATGACCGCCGCGGTGGCGAGCAAGTGCGTCTGGGAGCAGGTCCGCAACGACGACTCGTCCGCCTACTGGGACTGGCACGCTGCGGTATTCGACCAACAGGGCGAGAAGAATTCGGGCTGGGCGTCGACCGAGAACCTCCTCGAGTACACCCGTTCGGTCGACGCCGTCGACGCGGACGCCCTCGAGTCGTGTCTCGAGGACCGACGATCGGAACTCGAGGACGCGGTCGAGTCCGATGCGGATCGGGCGACCGAACTCGGCGTGTCGGGCACGCCGACGTTCGTCGTCTTCGATCCGGAGTCCGAGGCCGCCGGATCGCTCGTCGGCGCACAGCCGCTGGAACGTTTCGAGGAGGCGATCGAACGGATCGAGGACGCGTGA
- a CDS encoding class I SAM-dependent methyltransferase produces the protein MGYHTFDAERADKLERAGRRYRFLSAEELLWALSLSPDDTVADLGSGTGFFTDDVAPHAGKVHAVDVQEAMHEYYREKGVPENVALATSDVSDLPFDDDALDAAFSTMTYHEFASDDALAEIRRVLAPDGRLVVVDWASTGSGEDGPPVDERYSAEEATNALRDAGFVIEHEAVRPETFLLIATLG, from the coding sequence GTGGGCTACCACACGTTCGACGCAGAGCGGGCGGACAAGCTGGAACGGGCCGGACGGCGATACCGATTCCTCTCGGCCGAGGAACTGCTGTGGGCGCTCTCGCTGTCGCCGGACGACACCGTCGCCGACCTCGGCAGCGGCACCGGCTTCTTCACCGACGACGTCGCACCCCACGCCGGTAAGGTCCACGCGGTCGACGTCCAGGAGGCGATGCACGAATACTACCGAGAGAAAGGCGTCCCGGAGAACGTCGCCCTCGCGACCAGCGACGTGAGCGACCTCCCGTTCGACGACGACGCGCTCGACGCCGCGTTCTCGACGATGACCTACCACGAGTTCGCGAGCGACGACGCGCTCGCGGAGATTCGACGAGTCCTCGCGCCCGACGGCCGACTCGTCGTCGTCGACTGGGCGTCGACCGGCTCCGGCGAGGATGGTCCGCCGGTCGACGAGCGATACAGCGCCGAAGAGGCGACGAATGCCCTCCGCGACGCCGGATTCGTCATCGAACACGAGGCCGTCCGACCGGAGACCTTCCTGCTGATCGCGACGCTCGGGTGA
- a CDS encoding DUF7521 family protein — MEASFLIAKLITLVLSLAIAYLAYHGYRRSGQKPMLYVSSGFVFIGAGAICEGLIYQMFGTTIASAALVQAVIVSSGMVLVLISLTK, encoded by the coding sequence ATGGAGGCGTCGTTCCTGATCGCCAAACTGATCACGCTGGTCCTGAGCCTCGCGATCGCGTATCTCGCGTATCACGGCTATCGCCGGAGCGGACAGAAGCCGATGCTGTACGTCTCCAGCGGGTTCGTCTTCATCGGCGCCGGCGCGATCTGTGAGGGACTCATCTACCAGATGTTCGGGACGACCATCGCGTCCGCCGCCCTCGTGCAGGCGGTCATCGTCTCGAGCGGGATGGTGCTCGTCCTCATTTCATTGACGAAGTGA
- a CDS encoding DUF302 domain-containing protein — MTLPIDPAQIEPDDIGAKQTTLEMDHEEAIERVREVFTDAGFGVPVEFSPSELLNEKVDADRDPYYVLGACNPAVADRALDATDGKLGALFPCNVVVWEEEPGRQRVYHVSIMRIARLVGMAPDDDEMADIVAETGELVDNAFEEL; from the coding sequence ATGACATTGCCTATCGACCCTGCCCAGATCGAGCCGGACGATATCGGTGCGAAACAGACGACCCTCGAGATGGACCACGAGGAGGCGATCGAACGCGTCCGCGAGGTGTTCACCGACGCGGGGTTCGGCGTTCCCGTCGAGTTCTCCCCCTCGGAGTTGCTCAACGAGAAGGTTGACGCCGACCGCGACCCCTATTACGTGCTCGGTGCGTGTAACCCGGCGGTGGCCGACCGAGCGCTCGATGCCACTGACGGGAAACTCGGTGCGCTGTTCCCGTGTAACGTCGTCGTCTGGGAGGAAGAGCCCGGTCGACAGCGCGTCTACCACGTCTCGATCATGCGAATCGCGCGACTCGTCGGGATGGCACCTGACGACGACGAGATGGCGGACATCGTCGCGGAGACCGGCGAACTCGTCGATAACGCATTCGAGGAACTGTAA
- a CDS encoding DUF7344 domain-containing protein, which yields MINSVRAASDAGELTASECHRLLADERRRMTLDVLAGRNDPIDLAELAVGIAAREDGVNEVDESTVTSVARSLHHVHLPKLSDHGVIEYNSDANRIESCPHRLDGLFSDGE from the coding sequence ATGATCAACTCTGTACGCGCCGCATCCGATGCGGGCGAACTGACCGCGAGCGAGTGCCATCGATTACTCGCGGACGAGCGACGTAGAATGACGCTCGACGTGCTCGCGGGGCGAAACGATCCTATCGACCTCGCCGAGTTGGCAGTCGGGATCGCGGCACGGGAAGACGGTGTGAACGAGGTAGACGAATCGACCGTGACGAGCGTGGCCCGCTCGCTCCACCACGTTCACCTCCCGAAACTCTCCGATCACGGCGTGATAGAGTATAATTCGGACGCGAACCGCATCGAGTCGTGTCCGCACCGACTCGACGGACTGTTTTCGGACGGCGAGTAA
- a CDS encoding polysaccharide deacetylase family protein: MDHERDANDGSSRRRMLTALGAVSTTLAGCMDVLSDGESEANGNGVGKREMASGPPHWPAIEAGQGLFDFEDLDEWSPRTGELSAAPDEARLGSQAAVIESDEATAGLEIRFDDGIDFEGWDASLAVKPESADRIIVEFLAPTRSERLTSIRIVPDGYDGWFRMDCGYQQKPGEDPDLSNVTGLNITADGPDDGPTKLLVDDLRRTESAANGAVILAFYGGHESHYDVAAEMLAERDWAAAVPVSPEQIGEAGRMGLDELRDLRDRGWDVCSLPEVSTPLPEQPADRQRQVLASARDALASEGFEDGARHLFVPDGRMDAETYGVARDVHESAFLYSSGTTGVPPTEMHMIPYIWGPALHTGVRRHANLSDQYGLLTVVRVPRIVDEDDVGVDENRMSLDDFGLLLDHLEHRGLDVVTPSDLVDGDFERADGENETTSPKRPSGVVLEAGQSHAFEGSGSTDSQTVGLDDGVLVANVSHDGSAIAVDVTGVDGSGRSENLLTTAENATGESIMAVEGGSYGLEVDADGAWSIELSQPAVRADDLADLPVQASGTGSAFVGPLWTEGDVRVVATHDGDGQFIVDGHGADGSREILVHRTGPFDNSRSYKAGGVVWLDVEADGDWTLEVVDS; the protein is encoded by the coding sequence ATGGATCACGAACGTGACGCAAACGATGGTTCGTCTCGGCGGCGAATGCTCACTGCACTCGGTGCCGTATCGACTACTCTCGCTGGCTGTATGGACGTGCTATCAGACGGCGAATCCGAAGCGAACGGCAATGGAGTCGGCAAGAGGGAGATGGCTTCCGGCCCCCCGCACTGGCCCGCTATCGAGGCGGGGCAGGGACTCTTTGACTTCGAGGATCTCGACGAGTGGTCCCCCCGGACTGGCGAACTCTCGGCCGCTCCCGACGAGGCGCGACTCGGATCGCAAGCGGCGGTCATCGAGAGCGATGAGGCGACGGCCGGTCTAGAGATTCGGTTCGATGACGGAATCGATTTCGAGGGCTGGGACGCCTCACTGGCGGTCAAACCGGAATCCGCCGATCGAATCATCGTTGAGTTCCTCGCACCGACGCGGAGCGAGCGACTCACCAGTATTCGAATCGTCCCGGACGGGTACGACGGCTGGTTCCGAATGGACTGTGGCTACCAGCAGAAGCCGGGGGAAGATCCGGACCTATCGAACGTCACCGGTCTCAATATTACCGCGGACGGGCCGGACGACGGACCGACTAAGTTGCTGGTCGACGATCTCCGCCGAACCGAGTCGGCCGCCAACGGCGCGGTGATTCTCGCCTTCTACGGCGGGCACGAGTCCCATTACGACGTCGCGGCCGAGATGCTCGCGGAGCGCGACTGGGCGGCGGCGGTTCCGGTCTCCCCCGAGCAGATCGGCGAGGCGGGACGGATGGGACTCGACGAACTCCGCGACCTCCGCGACCGCGGGTGGGACGTCTGTTCGCTCCCGGAGGTATCGACCCCTCTTCCGGAACAGCCCGCCGACCGCCAGCGGCAGGTCCTCGCGAGCGCTCGAGACGCGCTCGCGAGCGAGGGCTTCGAGGACGGAGCACGCCACCTGTTCGTTCCGGACGGACGCATGGACGCGGAGACCTACGGTGTCGCCCGTGACGTCCACGAATCGGCGTTCCTGTACAGTTCCGGGACGACCGGCGTGCCGCCGACCGAGATGCACATGATTCCGTACATCTGGGGGCCCGCGCTCCACACCGGCGTTCGCCGCCACGCCAACCTCTCCGATCAGTACGGCCTGCTGACCGTCGTGCGCGTTCCGCGGATCGTCGACGAGGACGACGTGGGCGTCGACGAGAACCGGATGTCGCTGGACGACTTCGGACTGCTCCTCGATCACCTCGAGCACCGCGGTCTCGACGTCGTCACGCCCTCCGATCTCGTCGACGGGGATTTCGAGCGTGCCGACGGCGAGAACGAGACGACGAGCCCGAAGCGTCCGAGCGGCGTCGTCCTCGAGGCGGGCCAGTCCCACGCGTTCGAGGGATCCGGATCGACCGACTCGCAGACGGTCGGCCTCGACGACGGCGTCCTCGTCGCGAACGTCTCTCACGACGGGTCGGCGATTGCCGTCGACGTGACCGGCGTCGACGGAAGCGGCCGCAGCGAGAACCTGCTGACGACGGCGGAGAACGCCACCGGCGAGTCGATCATGGCCGTCGAGGGAGGGTCGTACGGACTCGAGGTCGACGCCGACGGCGCGTGGTCGATCGAACTCTCCCAGCCGGCGGTCCGGGCCGACGACCTCGCTGACCTCCCCGTACAGGCGTCCGGGACGGGATCGGCGTTCGTCGGGCCGCTGTGGACCGAGGGCGACGTCAGGGTCGTCGCGACCCACGACGGCGACGGGCAGTTCATCGTCGACGGCCACGGCGCCGACGGCAGTCGCGAGATACTCGTCCACCGGACCGGGCCGTTCGACAACTCGCGGTCGTACAAGGCGGGCGGGGTCGTCTGGCTCGACGTCGAGGCCGACGGCGACTGGACGCTCGAGGTCGTCGACTCGTAG
- a CDS encoding response regulator yields the protein MIDRRSVEALVIDPNSEDVRLLLEALEDETNANTVSTAASGAEALEFVRQCNSDPDRSRPNLVLLDIDLPKMDWRTLLEKFDADPE from the coding sequence ATGATTGACCGACGATCCGTCGAGGCACTCGTCATCGATCCGAACAGTGAGGACGTTCGGCTCCTTCTCGAAGCACTCGAGGACGAAACGAACGCGAACACCGTTTCGACCGCTGCCAGCGGCGCCGAAGCGCTTGAGTTCGTTCGGCAGTGTAACTCAGATCCCGACCGTTCCCGTCCGAACCTCGTGTTGCTCGATATCGACCTCCCGAAGATGGACTGGCGAACGCTTCTCGAGAAGTTCGATGCCGACCCCGAGTAG
- a CDS encoding nucleotidyltransferase domain-containing protein → MAGRDITVCIDAYPGAETDVFRIGAADDILRLLADAHETEFTIPDLVDATGVTRSTVWRAVDLLESIGAVRIRETPQRNYVSIDPDRLRKDDPILAIEQSEFHEPIRAFVTRIREAVRETDAIEDVLGIIVFGSVARGEADRQSDIDLFVVVDGDRTSARRVVSDIVADLSERRFDGDRFDFEPYVESAESARRAGPKLREIFTEGVTVDGSERLHSIRKAVITDE, encoded by the coding sequence ATGGCGGGACGAGATATAACGGTCTGCATCGACGCCTATCCGGGTGCGGAGACTGACGTCTTCCGCATCGGAGCCGCAGACGATATCCTCCGACTGCTCGCGGATGCCCACGAGACCGAGTTTACGATCCCTGACCTCGTCGACGCGACGGGCGTCACTCGATCGACGGTTTGGCGGGCGGTCGACCTCCTCGAGAGTATCGGTGCCGTTCGGATTCGAGAAACTCCGCAACGAAACTACGTCTCGATCGACCCGGATCGACTCCGAAAAGACGATCCGATACTCGCGATCGAGCAATCGGAGTTCCACGAACCGATTCGAGCCTTCGTAACCCGCATCCGAGAAGCAGTTCGCGAGACTGACGCCATCGAAGACGTTCTCGGCATCATCGTGTTCGGAAGCGTCGCTCGAGGCGAAGCGGATCGACAGAGCGACATTGATCTGTTCGTCGTCGTCGACGGCGATCGGACGAGTGCGCGACGCGTCGTGTCAGATATTGTCGCCGATCTCAGCGAACGACGATTCGACGGCGATCGATTCGATTTCGAACCGTACGTCGAATCCGCGGAGAGTGCGCGGCGGGCGGGTCCAAAGCTCCGTGAAATCTTCACAGAGGGCGTGACGGTGGATGGCAGTGAACGACTCCACTCCATCCGCAAGGCGGTGATCACCGATGAGTAG
- a CDS encoding multicopper oxidase family protein, whose amino-acid sequence MDDNDRTVPRRQALRIGGVTLFGTAGLTSGIGSAALERTAQENEDDEAGDNGGGLEETLVASSGEVDVGADESTETWVYEEQLPGPELRVSEGETLRVSLENQLPEGTTIHWHGVPVPNPMDGVPDVTQDPVSSDGTFEYEYEASPAGTYVYHSHVGLQLDRGLYGPLIVEEESPHVEYDREYTLQFDDYLAEEPALDSIGAPPGGGDGMGPGGGPEGDGDGMGPGGDGMGPGGEGGGGGPGNGRGPGGDGMGPGGGPGGDGNGMGPDGGPGGDGDGMGPGSQMMSQRPPYEGLLVNGRLPSEPPVFEVEEGERVRLRFINPSSTTTYRVGVGGHSLTVTHADGRPVEPVEVDSFVMSMGERYDAILEADSPGEWAVVAEPVVGDEDPAEARLRYETADDGSAERPGFDGRELEYGDLATLEPLELDGEPDRTFDLTLSGGMMGGADADAWTIDGEVYPDADPFEISEGDHVRVRMVNRSPAIHPMHLHGHFFQVGDAVKDTVLVAPHGDQVTFDFRADNPGDWLFHCHNVYHLERGMARVFEYD is encoded by the coding sequence ATGGACGACAACGATCGAACCGTTCCACGACGGCAGGCGTTGCGTATCGGCGGCGTGACGCTGTTCGGGACCGCGGGACTCACGAGCGGGATTGGATCGGCCGCACTCGAGCGGACCGCACAGGAGAACGAGGACGACGAGGCTGGAGACAACGGCGGCGGACTCGAAGAAACGCTGGTCGCCTCGAGCGGGGAAGTCGACGTCGGAGCGGACGAGAGCACCGAGACGTGGGTATACGAGGAGCAGCTTCCCGGACCGGAACTCCGCGTGAGCGAGGGAGAGACGCTCCGCGTTTCGCTCGAGAACCAATTGCCCGAGGGGACGACGATTCACTGGCACGGCGTTCCCGTTCCGAACCCGATGGACGGCGTTCCCGACGTCACGCAGGACCCCGTCTCGTCCGACGGGACGTTCGAGTACGAGTACGAGGCGTCACCGGCGGGCACGTACGTCTATCACAGCCACGTCGGGCTGCAACTCGACAGGGGACTCTACGGGCCGTTGATCGTCGAGGAGGAGTCACCGCACGTCGAGTACGACCGCGAGTACACGCTACAGTTCGACGATTACCTCGCGGAGGAGCCGGCGCTGGACTCGATCGGAGCCCCGCCGGGCGGCGGTGACGGAATGGGGCCTGGCGGCGGACCGGAGGGAGATGGCGACGGCATGGGTCCCGGCGGTGACGGGATGGGCCCCGGCGGTGAAGGTGGTGGTGGTGGCCCAGGCAACGGTCGTGGTCCCGGCGGCGACGGCATGGGTCCCGGTGGCGGACCTGGCGGAGACGGCAATGGAATGGGACCTGATGGCGGACCTGGCGGAGACGGCGACGGTATGGGCCCGGGTAGTCAGATGATGAGTCAGCGACCGCCGTACGAGGGACTTCTCGTCAACGGCCGCCTCCCGTCGGAACCGCCGGTGTTCGAGGTCGAAGAGGGCGAGCGCGTTCGGCTGCGGTTCATCAATCCGAGTAGCACCACGACCTATCGCGTCGGCGTCGGCGGCCACTCGTTGACCGTCACGCACGCCGACGGCCGACCGGTCGAACCCGTCGAAGTGGACTCGTTCGTGATGAGCATGGGCGAGCGCTACGACGCGATCCTCGAGGCCGACTCACCCGGCGAGTGGGCCGTCGTCGCCGAACCCGTCGTCGGCGACGAGGACCCTGCGGAGGCGAGACTGCGCTACGAAACTGCCGACGATGGCTCCGCCGAACGGCCGGGGTTCGACGGTCGAGAACTCGAGTACGGCGACCTCGCGACGCTCGAGCCGCTGGAACTCGACGGGGAGCCGGACCGGACGTTCGACCTCACCCTGTCGGGCGGGATGATGGGCGGCGCCGACGCTGACGCGTGGACCATCGACGGCGAGGTGTACCCGGACGCCGACCCGTTCGAGATCAGCGAGGGCGACCACGTCCGCGTGCGGATGGTGAACCGCAGTCCGGCGATCCACCCGATGCACCTCCACGGCCACTTCTTTCAGGTCGGCGACGCGGTCAAGGACACCGTCCTCGTCGCGCCTCACGGCGATCAGGTGACGTTCGACTTCCGCGCGGACAACCCCGGCGACTGGCTGTTCCACTGTCACAACGTCTACCACCTCGAGCGGGGGATGGCTCGCGTGTTCGAGTACGACTGA
- a CDS encoding four-helix bundle copper-binding protein, which translates to MSLQDLAHADEEMHECIDNCLEAAQACEWCADACADHGEEMAECIRLCRDVADLATLHARLMARDSDYHGDLAAVCADACEACAEECEQFDHEHCQVCADVLPECAESCRNMAN; encoded by the coding sequence ATGTCATTGCAAGACCTTGCACACGCGGACGAGGAAATGCACGAGTGCATCGACAACTGTCTCGAGGCCGCACAGGCCTGCGAGTGGTGTGCGGACGCCTGCGCCGACCACGGCGAGGAGATGGCCGAGTGCATTCGGCTCTGCCGCGACGTGGCGGATCTGGCGACGCTGCACGCGCGACTGATGGCTCGCGACTCGGACTATCACGGCGACCTGGCGGCGGTCTGTGCCGACGCGTGCGAGGCGTGCGCCGAGGAGTGCGAGCAGTTCGATCACGAGCACTGTCAGGTGTGTGCGGACGTCCTGCCGGAGTGCGCGGAGTCGTGCCGCAACATGGCCAACTAG
- a CDS encoding carbamoyltransferase family protein: protein MTDYRLAFKPAIGLYGQHDPSAVLFEDGTPVFGVEEERYTREKHATNSFPERAIRACLDHRDLTLPNVDRILLPYEPRLRGKIAPHYVTDAIRAPGGARKLSALEETLVTQARSRFVPTRQIENRLESISAPVPPIETIPHHRCHAASAFHPSGFDEGVVLTIDAKGEYDSTVVWHADEDGLTRARTYEHPNSLGLSFAIVTEYLGYRMFNGEGKVMGLAPYGEDNPEIEGVLRDLIDTGADYDVTALTKRWGTGHGVGVLEDAFDRPRNETPGEFDQWEKDLAHTAQKLLEETVVAIAETAIEQMGTDNVAIAGGVALNCKLNKRVRESPLVDDVFVQPVAHDAGLALGAGWSQQPPSAVDRQTDVYLGPEYDTAAIRSILETNKLAYAEPDDVERYVAERLADGDLVGWFQGRMELGPRALGARSILADPRTAASRDRVNRFVKHREEWRPFAPSMLESAAAEYLIGGGPSPFMIDAYDVRPEKTDDLEAVLHPADDSTRPQTVREDQHQRYHRLISEFADITGVPVVLNTSFNDHAEPIVRTPTQAIKDFYGMGLDVLVLEDFVIEKRTSKTDWDSELSFEESDGSTPIPEQ, encoded by the coding sequence ATGACTGACTATCGACTCGCGTTCAAACCCGCAATCGGACTCTACGGCCAGCACGATCCGAGCGCTGTCCTCTTCGAAGACGGCACGCCAGTCTTCGGCGTCGAGGAAGAGCGATACACGCGGGAGAAACACGCGACGAACTCCTTTCCGGAGCGCGCGATTCGAGCCTGTCTCGACCACCGCGATCTGACGCTCCCGAACGTCGATCGAATCCTCCTCCCGTACGAGCCGCGGCTCCGGGGCAAAATCGCCCCGCACTACGTCACCGACGCGATCCGAGCACCCGGCGGCGCACGGAAACTCTCCGCGCTCGAGGAGACGCTCGTCACGCAGGCTCGGAGTCGGTTCGTCCCGACCCGACAGATCGAGAACCGCCTCGAGTCCATCAGCGCGCCGGTGCCGCCGATCGAGACGATCCCTCACCACCGCTGTCACGCCGCGAGCGCGTTCCACCCGTCGGGATTCGACGAGGGCGTCGTCCTCACGATCGACGCGAAAGGCGAGTACGACTCGACGGTCGTCTGGCACGCCGACGAGGACGGTCTGACGCGGGCCCGCACCTACGAGCATCCGAACAGCCTCGGCCTCTCGTTCGCGATCGTCACGGAGTACCTCGGCTACCGCATGTTCAACGGCGAAGGGAAGGTGATGGGGCTGGCTCCCTACGGCGAAGACAACCCGGAGATCGAGGGTGTTCTACGGGACCTGATCGACACCGGCGCCGATTACGACGTCACCGCGCTGACGAAACGGTGGGGGACCGGCCACGGCGTCGGGGTGCTCGAGGACGCGTTCGACCGTCCGCGTAACGAGACGCCCGGCGAGTTCGATCAGTGGGAGAAAGACCTCGCACACACCGCCCAGAAACTGCTCGAGGAGACGGTCGTAGCTATCGCGGAGACGGCCATCGAACAGATGGGGACGGACAACGTCGCGATCGCTGGCGGCGTCGCACTGAACTGCAAGCTGAACAAGCGCGTGCGCGAGTCGCCGCTGGTCGACGACGTCTTCGTCCAGCCGGTCGCCCACGACGCGGGCCTCGCGCTCGGCGCGGGCTGGTCCCAGCAGCCGCCGTCGGCCGTCGACCGCCAGACCGACGTCTACCTCGGACCCGAGTACGACACAGCGGCGATCCGATCGATACTCGAGACGAACAAGCTCGCGTACGCGGAGCCGGACGACGTAGAGCGGTACGTCGCCGAACGGCTCGCGGACGGCGATCTCGTCGGCTGGTTCCAGGGACGGATGGAACTGGGGCCGCGGGCGCTGGGTGCCAGAAGCATTCTCGCCGATCCCCGCACCGCCGCGTCTCGCGATCGAGTGAATCGGTTCGTCAAACACCGCGAGGAGTGGCGCCCGTTCGCGCCATCGATGCTCGAGTCGGCCGCCGCGGAGTACCTGATCGGCGGCGGCCCGTCGCCGTTCATGATCGACGCTTACGACGTCCGGCCCGAGAAGACAGACGACCTCGAGGCAGTCCTGCATCCGGCCGACGACTCGACGCGCCCGCAGACCGTCCGCGAGGACCAGCACCAGCGCTATCACCGGCTCATCTCCGAGTTCGCCGACATCACCGGCGTGCCGGTCGTGCTGAACACCTCGTTCAACGATCACGCCGAACCGATCGTCCGGACGCCGACGCAGGCCATCAAGGATTTCTACGGGATGGGGCTCGACGTGCTCGTCCTCGAGGACTTCGTGATCGAAAAGAGAACGTCGAAAACGGATTGGGACTCGGAGCTCTCGTTCGAGGAGAGCGACGGATCAACTCCGATCCCGGAACAGTAG
- a CDS encoding thioredoxin family protein, whose protein sequence is MTEPTASEPTDDGRPAQKPVQLNDVADYEDLLEEHDLVLLEFVTSGCGICASMEPVLGAVARSAPGAVATVNAGLVPALTAEFGVQRVPTLVVLKDGEEVARLDDGFQSADTIVDLLETHAAH, encoded by the coding sequence ATGACTGAACCGACAGCTTCGGAGCCCACCGACGACGGCCGGCCGGCGCAAAAACCCGTCCAATTGAACGACGTAGCCGACTACGAGGACCTGCTCGAGGAACACGACCTCGTCCTGCTCGAGTTCGTCACGTCCGGATGCGGAATCTGCGCGTCGATGGAGCCGGTACTCGGCGCAGTCGCACGCAGCGCGCCGGGTGCCGTGGCGACGGTGAACGCTGGCCTCGTTCCGGCCCTTACCGCCGAATTCGGCGTCCAGCGCGTCCCGACGCTCGTCGTCCTGAAAGACGGCGAGGAGGTCGCTCGCCTCGACGACGGCTTCCAGAGTGCCGACACGATCGTCGACCTGCTCGAAACGCACGCAGCACACTGA
- a CDS encoding winged helix-turn-helix domain-containing protein, protein MQHGGSSDSAEIFQILADEYTRKILLAADRDGPKTAKTLSEECDASLTTVYRRVSTLQEHDLIEERRTVDSDGSHRSEFQTALEELHVDITDGQLSLTVETRDELADNFTSLWSGLRGED, encoded by the coding sequence GTGCAACACGGTGGCTCCTCGGACTCGGCGGAAATCTTTCAGATCCTCGCGGACGAATACACACGGAAGATCCTCCTCGCCGCTGATCGAGACGGACCGAAGACCGCGAAAACGCTCAGCGAGGAGTGTGACGCCTCGCTCACGACGGTCTACCGCCGTGTGTCGACGCTCCAGGAACACGACCTCATCGAGGAACGCAGAACCGTCGACTCGGACGGCTCCCATCGGAGCGAGTTTCAGACGGCGCTCGAGGAACTCCACGTCGACATCACCGACGGCCAGCTCTCGCTGACGGTCGAGACCCGCGACGAGCTCGCGGACAACTTCACGTCGCTCTGGAGCGGTCTCCGAGGTGAGGACTGA